One window of the Zea mays cultivar B73 chromosome 3, Zm-B73-REFERENCE-NAM-5.0, whole genome shotgun sequence genome contains the following:
- the LOC100502508 gene encoding uncharacterized protein LOC100502508, with amino-acid sequence MLVIIAEVFVNIYFFSIDFARASIFYCNTMNSHGAGSHSRLLDLNYPPAEGAGEGASRFSSIPVSHREGSSSMPVQHIQASSSTPPATGEPRIGMRSCPIDVEAIDDDAVIYSSRPLPRARQQLTTTESITIIIDDDSETNLETAGDALDEHVNLLLSLGIERSHEPTSATNTFPGISMVDTPKVNTFKWIQVPPEPVKEVPKEPKLSCPICMNEITEAASTVCGHIFCQPCIKAAIKAQKKCPTCRRKLTPRQQHRVYLPSP; translated from the exons ATGCTTGTAATCATTGCTGAAGTTTTTGTGAACATATATTTTTTTTCAATCGATTTTGCTCGAGCCAGTATCTTTTATTGCAACACCATGAACTCCCATGGTGCTGGTTCGCATTCACGGCTTTTGGACCTCAACTATCCCCCTGCTGAAGGGGCTGGTGAGGGGGCTTCACGTTTCAGCAGTATCCCTGTCTCTCATAGAGAGGGTTCAAGCAGCATGCCTGTACAACACATCCAGGCTTCGAGTAGTACACCACCGGCTACTGGTGAGCCTCGCATTGGTATGCGTAGTTGCCCCATCGATGTGGAAGCCATCGATGATGATGCCGTTATCTATTCTTCAAGACCACTGCCTCGA GCAAGACAGCAGTTGACCACGACAGAAAGTATTACTATCATAATAGATGATGATTCCGAAACAAACCTAGAAACAGCAG GCGATGCTCTTGACGAGCATGTGAACTTACTGCTATCTCTGGGCATAGAACGCTCGCATGAGCCTACAAGTGCAACCAACACCTTCCCTGGAATAAGCATGGTGGACACACCAAAAGTAAACACCTTCAAG TGGATCCAGGTGCCTCCTGAACCTGTGAAGGAGGTTCCGAAGGAACCGAAGCTCAGCTGCCCGATCTGTATGAACGAGATAACCGAAGCGGCGTCGACCGTATGCGGTCACATTTTCTGCCAGCCGTGCATCAAGGCTGCCATTAAGGCCCAGAAGAAGTGCCCTACCTGCCGGAGGAAGCTCACTCCAAGACAGCAACACCGGGTGTACCTCCCATCGCCTTAG
- the LOC100502508 gene encoding uncharacterized protein isoform X1, giving the protein MLVIIAEVFVNIYFFSIDFARASIFYCNTMNSHGAGSHSRLLDLNYPPAEGAGEGASRFSSIPVSHREGSSSMPVQHIQASSSTPPATGEPRIGMRSCPIDVEAIDDDAVIYSSRPLPRARQQLTTTESITIIIDDDSETNLETAGDALDEHVNLLLSLGIERSHEPTSATNTFPGISMVDTPKVNTFKVPPEPVKEVPKEPKLSCPICMNEITEAASTVCGHIFCQPCIKAAIKAQKKCPTCRRKLTPRQQHRVYLPSP; this is encoded by the exons ATGCTTGTAATCATTGCTGAAGTTTTTGTGAACATATATTTTTTTTCAATCGATTTTGCTCGAGCCAGTATCTTTTATTGCAACACCATGAACTCCCATGGTGCTGGTTCGCATTCACGGCTTTTGGACCTCAACTATCCCCCTGCTGAAGGGGCTGGTGAGGGGGCTTCACGTTTCAGCAGTATCCCTGTCTCTCATAGAGAGGGTTCAAGCAGCATGCCTGTACAACACATCCAGGCTTCGAGTAGTACACCACCGGCTACTGGTGAGCCTCGCATTGGTATGCGTAGTTGCCCCATCGATGTGGAAGCCATCGATGATGATGCCGTTATCTATTCTTCAAGACCACTGCCTCGA GCAAGACAGCAGTTGACCACGACAGAAAGTATTACTATCATAATAGATGATGATTCCGAAACAAACCTAGAAACAGCAG GCGATGCTCTTGACGAGCATGTGAACTTACTGCTATCTCTGGGCATAGAACGCTCGCATGAGCCTACAAGTGCAACCAACACCTTCCCTGGAATAAGCATGGTGGACACACCAAAAGTAAACACCTTCAAG GTGCCTCCTGAACCTGTGAAGGAGGTTCCGAAGGAACCGAAGCTCAGCTGCCCGATCTGTATGAACGAGATAACCGAAGCGGCGTCGACCGTATGCGGTCACATTTTCTGCCAGCCGTGCATCAAGGCTGCCATTAAGGCCCAGAAGAAGTGCCCTACCTGCCGGAGGAAGCTCACTCCAAGACAGCAACACCGGGTGTACCTCCCATCGCCTTAG
- the LOC100502508 gene encoding uncharacterized protein isoform X4, with translation MLPSPDPSVEGGGRILSPRGRAPPPPTHTHTLCRRRAPPGQQARQQLTTTESITIIIDDDSETNLETAGDALDEHVNLLLSLGIERSHEPTSATNTFPGISMVDTPKVNTFKWIQVPPEPVKEVPKEPKLSCPICMNEITEAASTVCGHIFCQPCIKAAIKAQKKCPTCRRKLTPRQQHRVYLPSP, from the exons ATGCTCCCGAGTCCCGATCCATCCGTAGAGGGCGGCGGCCGCATCCTCTCCCCCCGCGGCCGAGCTCCACCCCCACCCACCCACACGCACACACTTTGCCGGCGGCGAGCACCACCAGGACAGCAG GCAAGACAGCAGTTGACCACGACAGAAAGTATTACTATCATAATAGATGATGATTCCGAAACAAACCTAGAAACAGCAG GCGATGCTCTTGACGAGCATGTGAACTTACTGCTATCTCTGGGCATAGAACGCTCGCATGAGCCTACAAGTGCAACCAACACCTTCCCTGGAATAAGCATGGTGGACACACCAAAAGTAAACACCTTCAAG TGGATCCAGGTGCCTCCTGAACCTGTGAAGGAGGTTCCGAAGGAACCGAAGCTCAGCTGCCCGATCTGTATGAACGAGATAACCGAAGCGGCGTCGACCGTATGCGGTCACATTTTCTGCCAGCCGTGCATCAAGGCTGCCATTAAGGCCCAGAAGAAGTGCCCTACCTGCCGGAGGAAGCTCACTCCAAGACAGCAACACCGGGTGTACCTCCCATCGCCTTAG
- the LOC100502508 gene encoding uncharacterized protein isoform X2, with product MNSHGAGSHSRLLDLNYPPAEGAGEGASRFSSIPVSHREGSSSMPVQHIQASSSTPPATGEPRIGMRSCPIDVEAIDDDAVIYSSRPLPRARQQLTTTESITIIIDDDSETNLETAGDALDEHVNLLLSLGIERSHEPTSATNTFPGISMVDTPKVNTFKWIQVPPEPVKEVPKEPKLSCPICMNEITEAASTVCGHIFCQPCIKAAIKAQKKCPTCRRKLTPRQQHRVYLPSP from the exons ATGAACTCCCATGGTGCTGGTTCGCATTCACGGCTTTTGGACCTCAACTATCCCCCTGCTGAAGGGGCTGGTGAGGGGGCTTCACGTTTCAGCAGTATCCCTGTCTCTCATAGAGAGGGTTCAAGCAGCATGCCTGTACAACACATCCAGGCTTCGAGTAGTACACCACCGGCTACTGGTGAGCCTCGCATTGGTATGCGTAGTTGCCCCATCGATGTGGAAGCCATCGATGATGATGCCGTTATCTATTCTTCAAGACCACTGCCTCGA GCAAGACAGCAGTTGACCACGACAGAAAGTATTACTATCATAATAGATGATGATTCCGAAACAAACCTAGAAACAGCAG GCGATGCTCTTGACGAGCATGTGAACTTACTGCTATCTCTGGGCATAGAACGCTCGCATGAGCCTACAAGTGCAACCAACACCTTCCCTGGAATAAGCATGGTGGACACACCAAAAGTAAACACCTTCAAG TGGATCCAGGTGCCTCCTGAACCTGTGAAGGAGGTTCCGAAGGAACCGAAGCTCAGCTGCCCGATCTGTATGAACGAGATAACCGAAGCGGCGTCGACCGTATGCGGTCACATTTTCTGCCAGCCGTGCATCAAGGCTGCCATTAAGGCCCAGAAGAAGTGCCCTACCTGCCGGAGGAAGCTCACTCCAAGACAGCAACACCGGGTGTACCTCCCATCGCCTTAG
- the LOC100502508 gene encoding uncharacterized protein isoform X3: MNSHGAGSHSRLLDLNYPPAEGAGEGASRFSSIPVSHREGSSSMPVQHIQASSSTPPATGEPRIGMRSCPIDVEAIDDDAVIYSSRPLPRARQQLTTTESITIIIDDDSETNLETAGDALDEHVNLLLSLGIERSHEPTSATNTFPGISMVDTPKVNTFKVPPEPVKEVPKEPKLSCPICMNEITEAASTVCGHIFCQPCIKAAIKAQKKCPTCRRKLTPRQQHRVYLPSP; this comes from the exons ATGAACTCCCATGGTGCTGGTTCGCATTCACGGCTTTTGGACCTCAACTATCCCCCTGCTGAAGGGGCTGGTGAGGGGGCTTCACGTTTCAGCAGTATCCCTGTCTCTCATAGAGAGGGTTCAAGCAGCATGCCTGTACAACACATCCAGGCTTCGAGTAGTACACCACCGGCTACTGGTGAGCCTCGCATTGGTATGCGTAGTTGCCCCATCGATGTGGAAGCCATCGATGATGATGCCGTTATCTATTCTTCAAGACCACTGCCTCGA GCAAGACAGCAGTTGACCACGACAGAAAGTATTACTATCATAATAGATGATGATTCCGAAACAAACCTAGAAACAGCAG GCGATGCTCTTGACGAGCATGTGAACTTACTGCTATCTCTGGGCATAGAACGCTCGCATGAGCCTACAAGTGCAACCAACACCTTCCCTGGAATAAGCATGGTGGACACACCAAAAGTAAACACCTTCAAG GTGCCTCCTGAACCTGTGAAGGAGGTTCCGAAGGAACCGAAGCTCAGCTGCCCGATCTGTATGAACGAGATAACCGAAGCGGCGTCGACCGTATGCGGTCACATTTTCTGCCAGCCGTGCATCAAGGCTGCCATTAAGGCCCAGAAGAAGTGCCCTACCTGCCGGAGGAAGCTCACTCCAAGACAGCAACACCGGGTGTACCTCCCATCGCCTTAG